The Syngnathus acus chromosome 2, fSynAcu1.2, whole genome shotgun sequence genomic interval GGAAGAATGGTCCTATAAACACACTCCTAAAACACCAATATCGTGTCATCCGTGACAGAGCAACATTGCACGACTTGTGTAAGCCAAGTCATGACTTGACTGGACATGCTTAAAATTTAATGGGCTTGACATCCGCTTTTGCCACACTTATTTGGGACACGCTTGAAACTTGAAGGTTAAGGCTTGGTACTTGCGCATACAGTATGTGACTAAATTCTTATCCCTGATTATTATTACGTTGGATTGTACGGCAAATTATTGCTgaggttgttttttcttttagcttATAGTATTTTGAGTATTAGTAGAGTAGTATTTGAACATCTGACCCCTGTTCTACTTTCACTGGCCAATCTCTCAGATCgatatcagcatttttttccctgtatctcctgctgctgctactgttGTAAACAGTAAATATTTGAGGGGGAACTCCAGCGTCCAACTATCCCAGCCTGGCGACAGATGGAACAACACTGCCCCCGTTTGGTATTGCATGGCTAACATGCTTGGCTAACAAATAATATCACATACGGAAAGAGGAACATGCTCTAACTTTCAAAACGCAATGAAGTATTTCTAATCACCTGCTTATTAGAATATCGTTCCGAATATATCCTGCcactaaaaatgtaatttggtTTGCACTCCTTTTGACTGCAGACTTGAAAAAGAACCCCCAGAGGCCATTTTGCCACGATTGTTGGCCCCCTACTGGTCTGTCCGTATGGCTGGATGACTTTGCCAAAAAGTGCCAGGTGGCATTCAGAAGTCAGCTTGTACTTCACTGACCTCATTGTTAAATGCAACAGCTAACGATGACCTGTTCTTTTCTTCACCGTGACATCCCATGTAAGTCATATGTCCTGTACTTTCATGTGGCAGGTAATTGAACCACTtgtgaacaacaacaacacaattatCTGTAATTGTGTTAATTGAACTGTATCCAAAAAATGAGTGAATCTCAAAGTATATAgttttgtgattttctttccttttctttctctcaccTGGACATGGCCTGCATGCCGCTAATTATTTAAAACCATTATGAAAGTATCCAATGCAGGGTACCTCATCTCCGCCAGCCTTCTGGTGAGAACCACGCCCACGTTGGACAATGCAGAAGAGGTCACATGACCTGCATGAGTGAGACCTTCCTTGGTTCTCACGCATCTACAGGCAGAAGGAAGTGGCAGGAATAAGAAAAGTGTCCacttgacacacacaaacataacaGAAGGCCTGCACATACGCTTTATGCTGGACCTCCCGCTAATACCGCTGCTGCTTGTACTAATTCGGGTTGCAAAGCTATTAACAGAGCACCAATCCTATTGGACTCGGAAAATCCCATCACTTGTTCCATACAGGAAACCTTAACCTGTGAGCACTTGACAACAACAGGGAGTCCCACAcacaattaatttttttccaagaaaaaCATGTCGAAGAAAACACTCACACGTTGGAGTTGTTGATGTCATCCAGAACTGCAGAAGCTGAGAGATATCTGTAAAGAAACTAACATGTTGACACATCCTATCACTAATCAGAGGGTATTTCCAGGTTATATAATCATGAGCGGATAGTGTATGAGTAGCGTGCAAACGGTGATCCAATTGTTGAAAACATGCAATGAGTGTACTCACGGGGAGGAGGTCTGCACGTCCTGCCAGCCTTTGGACAGGCTCTCCTTGAGGTTAGTGAGAGGGCCCATACCCAGCTGCCTCCTGATATCTGCAGCGGACCTTTCTTTGGTCAGTAGCACCTGCCTGAGAGTCTGAatttcctcctccatctaatCACAAAAATGCAGCAAAATGGGTTCAGTGTAGATGCGGCGAGTTTGACGACACTATTCTTTTACTGATAGGTTTAAGGAGGGGGTCAAGAACCCAACCAGGAGTATCTTCAGATTTGGATAAAGAAGATAAAAAAGTCATATGAGCTATGTGGGGTCTCACCTTGGCAAGTTCGAACCTTAAATTGTCCTTGTCCTCGTCGCTTAACTGTGCAGGGGGACATCCATTCCCTGGCATGCTGGAGAAGAAACTCGGGGATGAAGTCTCGCCAAAACCTTTAGAAGAATTATAGAA includes:
- the LOC119119432 gene encoding tumor protein D54-like; translation: MSRPGFGETSSPSFFSSMPGNGCPPAQLSDEDKDNLRFELAKMEEEIQTLRQVLLTKERSAADIRRQLGMGPLTNLKESLSKGWQDVQTSSPYLSASAVLDDINNSNVCVRTKEGLTHAGHVTSSALSNVGVVLTRRLAEMRALPLPSPPRTLSHTMSVPSMRHSSTFKSFEEMVGSVKRRR